The following coding sequences are from one Granulicella sp. L56 window:
- a CDS encoding VWA domain-containing protein, with amino-acid sequence MHLRAAVALLFLPVAFVCAQSAPGNAPIPAAPVPTISAQSTLVLVPTLVKTKKGELVFTLTANDFTITDNTVDQKVHLEEDTGDQPLALVVAIETGGDGAAQFGKYRNLATMIESVVGQVPRRISVVTFDSEPEILQGFTSNLALMEDAIQNLPPGDSGAAILDAIDYSVDLLRKQPPQYRRAILLIGETVDHGSKVRIEDALRAVSDTNTAIYSLAFSSSRSGISHEASKLNDPNPGPEHGCFSHDPKTDPTVRDDGTKGVAEESKGTQYYDCLAELLPPLRLAKMAAILGMNGLRKNAPETVANLTGGEYFHFSSQRDLERGLATISNHVPNRYVLSFQPQMPQPGLHAITVTLKDHPDLVVTARSSYWAGDTTTEPHP; translated from the coding sequence ATGCACCTCCGTGCCGCAGTCGCGTTGCTCTTTCTCCCCGTTGCATTCGTCTGCGCTCAAAGCGCACCCGGCAATGCGCCCATTCCCGCAGCACCTGTTCCGACCATCAGCGCACAATCCACCCTGGTGCTTGTGCCTACGCTGGTGAAGACAAAAAAAGGCGAGCTCGTCTTCACGCTGACGGCCAACGACTTCACCATCACCGACAACACCGTCGACCAGAAGGTGCATCTCGAAGAGGACACCGGCGACCAGCCGCTGGCGCTGGTCGTGGCGATTGAGACCGGCGGCGACGGAGCAGCCCAGTTCGGCAAGTACCGCAACCTCGCCACCATGATCGAGTCGGTCGTGGGTCAGGTACCTCGCCGCATCTCGGTCGTCACCTTCGACAGTGAGCCGGAGATCTTGCAGGGCTTCACCTCCAACCTGGCGCTGATGGAAGACGCTATCCAGAACCTGCCTCCAGGCGACAGCGGAGCCGCCATCCTCGACGCCATCGACTACTCCGTCGATCTGCTGCGCAAGCAGCCTCCGCAGTACCGCCGCGCCATCCTGCTGATCGGCGAGACCGTCGATCACGGCAGCAAGGTCAGGATCGAGGATGCTCTTCGCGCCGTCAGCGACACCAACACCGCCATCTATAGCCTTGCCTTCTCCTCCTCGCGCAGCGGCATTAGTCACGAAGCCTCAAAGCTCAACGACCCAAACCCCGGCCCCGAACACGGCTGCTTCTCGCACGATCCCAAGACCGATCCCACGGTGAGAGACGACGGCACCAAGGGCGTTGCAGAAGAGTCCAAGGGCACGCAGTACTACGACTGCCTCGCCGAGCTTCTGCCGCCGCTGCGTCTCGCCAAGATGGCTGCGATCCTCGGCATGAACGGCCTGCGCAAGAACGCGCCTGAGACCGTAGCCAATCTGACCGGCGGAGAGTACTTCCACTTCAGCAGCCAGCGCGACCTCGAACGCGGCCTCGCGACCATCTCCAACCACGTTCCCAATCGTTACGTCCTGAGCTTCCAGCCGCAGATGCCGCAACCCGGCCTCCACGCCATCACGGTCACGCTGAAAGACCACCCCGACCTTGTCGTCACGGCACGAAGCAGCTACTGGGCTGGCGACACGACAACGGAACCGCATCCTTGA
- a CDS encoding LssY C-terminal domain-containing protein, whose amino-acid sequence MRNCDTAAAKTTALLLALFSVMPLFAKAAEPPPVTTITIIRKDGHKDGVAQMTVSGSKGKPRSITKHAMQAWPVRDGQGALILVVEKKHYLLRYYDLDSGRRRNLGIVPFGHASLQETKLPNEGWAFALSGTDATTGQPLTLVGSTDAMTGVLPGESSPTFVGDSLSGTTSEGRQTVKVASLLGTNLGDIYTPPQTSATSPEYLQVFPNGAAMTVDHDGTVHKGRWHTDGATLHIVTGTTNLSLPQPSLEKITGVPAGTRFSVRLLQPLSSRKAKEGMTVKAVSITPLMVDGLIFLPQGSTIEGTVTQANGVGWGFKHETASLTIDWNHATTPDGHSLTMDARIYQVENSQEKVTSKGKIQGIRSTGTPGHSAENGVLTFAGIDPIAYIFASAASSAVLGFAEPEILYNGGTELILEYVKPLITTQTYPFSVLPSANSEAEREHLQALVKTLPFRTRTKAGNKVSDLTNLVFIGSPEALHRAFTAAGWLPSDELTAGSTFRTLKTLSGNKTYTQAPMSVLLLDEREPIYTLGKTTNTFAARHHLRIFPTTAEWDDQAVLTASSTQDIGIAFSRKQRTFIHVIDEHIDNERSKIVNDLKFTGCVTSLDMVPRPWAPTDAYNSTGDRLLTDGQVAVLHISSCDSPHTTPEVVPPPPNRFQRSTRNTALTIRNSVYRGNLIYQGISGSFKVHDYLRSSSELPQDYGAWRKTDASGAQYQEAGAGPGLIKRSFRPHDRLVEPDVPYQPAVSHKWDPPRYELAIEGGYLHLRETYLSLAGIVLVPTHPPAPLFEIDLFDEVGDGWAAGGTATINSWKYFSNEFSYFRQQGKYTLGSEVYEGDSDQPVVDDDITVDSQRVGLTTRQFEYNLLAHLRPPTSRWRPYIAVGPTFQLIALSDSPLKKPAGPFKLGLGNLGLFKAAFDFGRTAPLDGGGIFQFGLQYGGGIKYRISPRVMLRADYRETWSKNPDIISSSYKDFNIVIDNDDYTAVIYTLKPPQKFFQDRFTLGVAFTF is encoded by the coding sequence ATGCGAAATTGCGATACTGCTGCCGCTAAGACGACCGCACTCCTCCTCGCTCTGTTCAGCGTGATGCCCCTCTTCGCCAAAGCAGCCGAACCGCCTCCTGTCACTACCATTACCATCATCCGCAAGGATGGCCATAAGGATGGCGTGGCCCAGATGACCGTGAGCGGCAGCAAAGGCAAGCCGCGCAGTATCACCAAGCACGCCATGCAGGCGTGGCCCGTCCGAGATGGACAGGGTGCTCTCATCCTTGTCGTCGAAAAGAAGCATTATCTGCTGCGCTACTACGATCTCGACTCCGGCCGCCGCCGCAATCTCGGCATAGTTCCCTTCGGCCATGCCTCGCTACAGGAGACGAAGCTCCCCAACGAAGGCTGGGCCTTCGCGCTCAGCGGCACAGACGCCACCACGGGCCAGCCGCTAACGCTGGTCGGCAGCACCGACGCCATGACCGGCGTTTTGCCCGGCGAGTCTTCGCCGACCTTTGTTGGCGACTCACTCTCCGGCACCACCTCAGAGGGCAGGCAGACCGTTAAGGTCGCTTCGCTGCTTGGCACGAACCTCGGCGATATCTACACCCCGCCGCAGACCTCTGCTACGTCGCCCGAGTACCTGCAGGTCTTTCCCAACGGCGCGGCTATGACCGTCGACCACGACGGCACCGTCCACAAAGGCCGCTGGCACACCGACGGCGCCACGCTGCACATCGTCACCGGCACGACAAATCTCTCCTTGCCGCAGCCTTCGCTGGAAAAGATCACGGGTGTCCCCGCTGGAACAAGGTTTTCTGTCCGCCTGCTCCAACCGCTCTCGTCTCGCAAAGCGAAGGAAGGCATGACGGTAAAAGCGGTCTCCATCACGCCACTGATGGTCGATGGACTCATCTTCCTCCCGCAGGGCTCAACCATTGAGGGCACCGTCACCCAGGCAAACGGCGTCGGCTGGGGATTCAAACATGAGACCGCGTCGCTCACCATTGACTGGAACCACGCCACCACGCCTGACGGCCATTCTCTGACCATGGATGCTCGCATCTACCAGGTGGAGAACTCGCAGGAAAAGGTAACCTCCAAGGGAAAGATCCAGGGGATCCGATCTACCGGGACCCCGGGCCACTCCGCAGAAAACGGTGTCCTTACCTTCGCGGGGATCGACCCCATCGCCTATATCTTCGCCTCGGCGGCGAGCAGCGCGGTCCTCGGCTTCGCGGAGCCGGAGATTCTCTACAACGGCGGCACCGAGTTGATTCTCGAATACGTCAAGCCCCTCATCACCACGCAGACCTATCCCTTCTCCGTCCTTCCCTCCGCAAACTCCGAGGCAGAGCGCGAGCATCTTCAGGCGCTGGTGAAGACTCTGCCCTTCCGCACCCGCACCAAGGCAGGCAACAAGGTCTCCGACCTCACCAACCTCGTCTTCATCGGATCACCCGAAGCTCTGCACCGCGCCTTCACCGCCGCCGGATGGCTGCCCTCGGACGAGCTCACCGCAGGCTCGACCTTCCGCACCCTCAAGACCCTCAGCGGCAACAAGACCTACACTCAGGCACCAATGTCCGTGCTTCTGCTCGACGAGCGCGAGCCCATCTACACCCTCGGCAAGACCACCAACACCTTCGCCGCGCGTCATCATCTGCGCATCTTCCCCACCACGGCGGAATGGGACGATCAAGCTGTCCTCACCGCCTCTTCCACGCAGGACATCGGCATCGCCTTCTCCCGCAAGCAGAGGACGTTCATCCACGTCATCGATGAGCACATCGACAACGAGCGCTCCAAGATCGTCAACGACCTGAAGTTTACCGGCTGCGTCACCAGCCTCGACATGGTGCCGCGCCCCTGGGCACCGACCGACGCCTACAACTCCACCGGCGACCGCCTGCTGACTGACGGCCAGGTCGCTGTCCTCCACATCAGTTCATGCGATAGCCCCCACACCACACCGGAAGTCGTTCCACCGCCGCCGAACCGCTTTCAGCGCAGCACCCGCAACACCGCGCTTACCATCCGCAACAGCGTCTATCGCGGCAACCTCATCTATCAGGGCATCTCCGGCAGCTTCAAGGTGCATGACTATCTCCGCAGCAGCAGCGAGCTGCCCCAGGACTACGGAGCATGGCGCAAGACCGATGCCTCCGGCGCGCAGTATCAGGAGGCGGGAGCCGGGCCGGGCCTGATCAAGCGCTCCTTTCGCCCACACGACCGCCTCGTCGAGCCCGACGTTCCCTATCAACCTGCGGTAAGCCACAAATGGGACCCGCCACGCTACGAGCTGGCCATCGAAGGAGGCTATCTCCATCTTCGTGAAACTTATCTAAGCCTCGCTGGAATTGTGCTTGTGCCGACTCACCCTCCGGCTCCGCTCTTCGAAATCGATCTATTCGATGAGGTAGGCGATGGATGGGCCGCCGGTGGCACTGCGACCATCAACAGTTGGAAGTACTTCTCCAATGAGTTCTCCTACTTTCGCCAGCAGGGGAAATACACGCTTGGCTCCGAAGTGTATGAAGGCGACTCCGACCAACCCGTTGTAGACGACGACATCACTGTGGACTCGCAGCGGGTCGGCCTGACCACTCGTCAGTTCGAATACAATCTGCTCGCCCATCTCAGGCCGCCCACCTCGCGATGGAGGCCCTACATCGCTGTCGGCCCCACGTTTCAACTCATCGCCCTATCCGATTCGCCGCTTAAGAAACCCGCAGGCCCATTCAAGCTCGGACTGGGCAATCTCGGGCTGTTCAAGGCTGCCTTCGACTTTGGAAGAACCGCGCCGCTCGATGGTGGCGGCATCTTCCAGTTTGGATTGCAGTATGGCGGTGGGATCAAGTACCGCATCTCTCCGCGAGTGATGCTGCGCGCCGACTATCGAGAGACCTGGAGCAAGAATCCGGATATTATCAGCAGCAGTTATAAAGATTTCAACATCGTCATCGACAATGACGACTACACCGCTGTCATCTACACCCTCAAACCGCCGCAAAAGTTCTTTCAGGACCGCTTCACCCTTGGCGTCGCCTTCACCTTCTGA
- the fabF gene encoding beta-ketoacyl-ACP synthase II, producing the protein MEQRRVVVTGLGLVCGVGKTAPEVWDGLLAGKSGMAEIKAFDLTGHPVRFAAEVKDFDPLQFIDKKEARKMGRFIHFAIAASDEAMKHSGLVIDESNRDRFGVHIGSGIGGFDVIEREHSAMLAGGPRKISPFFIPGSIVNLAAGHVSIRYNARGPNEATATACTSSAHSIGDAFRIIQRGDADAMIAGGTEAAITPMGVGGFAAMKALSTRNDDPEHACRPFDKDRDGFVVGEGAGILIMEELEMAKARGAHILAEVIGYGMSADAFHMTGMAPEGEGCFRAMSAALKVAGISPDKIDYVNAHATSTPLGDALESQAIENVFGERAKNHTLLVSSTKSMTGHLLGGAGGLEAGITILAMLNQMAPPTMNIVELDPQCRLNYVPNKPQAAKIDYALSNSFGFGGTNGSLVFKRWTE; encoded by the coding sequence ATGGAGCAGCGTCGCGTCGTCGTCACCGGCCTCGGCCTCGTCTGCGGGGTCGGTAAAACCGCGCCCGAGGTCTGGGACGGCCTGCTTGCAGGCAAAAGCGGCATGGCTGAGATCAAGGCCTTCGATCTCACCGGCCATCCCGTCCGCTTTGCGGCCGAGGTCAAGGACTTCGACCCGCTCCAGTTCATCGACAAAAAAGAGGCCCGCAAGATGGGCCGCTTCATCCACTTCGCCATTGCCGCCTCCGACGAAGCGATGAAGCACTCCGGCCTGGTCATCGACGAGAGCAACCGTGACCGCTTTGGTGTCCATATCGGCTCCGGCATCGGCGGGTTCGATGTCATCGAGCGCGAGCACTCGGCCATGTTGGCGGGCGGCCCACGCAAGATCTCGCCTTTCTTCATCCCCGGCTCTATCGTCAACCTTGCCGCCGGTCACGTCAGCATCCGCTACAACGCCCGTGGTCCCAATGAAGCCACCGCGACCGCCTGCACCTCCAGCGCGCATTCCATTGGCGATGCCTTCCGCATCATTCAGCGCGGCGATGCCGATGCCATGATCGCTGGAGGCACCGAGGCCGCCATCACGCCCATGGGCGTCGGCGGGTTCGCCGCCATGAAGGCACTCTCCACCCGGAATGATGATCCCGAGCACGCCTGTCGTCCCTTCGATAAGGACCGCGACGGCTTCGTGGTCGGTGAAGGCGCCGGAATCCTCATCATGGAAGAGCTGGAGATGGCCAAGGCACGCGGTGCCCATATCCTCGCCGAAGTCATCGGGTACGGCATGTCCGCCGATGCCTTCCACATGACCGGCATGGCTCCCGAGGGCGAAGGCTGCTTCCGCGCCATGTCTGCCGCCCTCAAGGTCGCCGGAATCTCGCCCGACAAGATCGACTACGTCAATGCCCACGCCACCAGCACGCCGCTGGGCGATGCGCTGGAGTCGCAGGCGATCGAAAACGTCTTCGGCGAGCGGGCGAAGAACCACACCCTGCTCGTCAGCTCCACCAAGTCCATGACCGGTCACCTTCTTGGCGGCGCGGGCGGGCTGGAGGCGGGCATCACCATCCTCGCCATGCTCAACCAGATGGCTCCGCCGACGATGAACATCGTCGAGTTGGATCCCCAGTGCCGCCTGAACTATGTTCCCAACAAGCCTCAGGCAGCGAAGATCGACTACGCGCTTTCAAACTCCTTCGGCTTCGGTGGAACCAACGGCTCGCTGGTCTTCAAACGCTGGACTGAGTAG